A stretch of the Arachis stenosperma cultivar V10309 chromosome 6, arast.V10309.gnm1.PFL2, whole genome shotgun sequence genome encodes the following:
- the LOC130933308 gene encoding probable esterase D14L, with protein MGIVEEAHNVRIVGVEGNNNQIVLLAHGFGTDQSVWKHLVPHLIEEYRVILYDNMGAGTTNPDYYDFERYSTLQGFVYDLLAILEELQVQSCIFVGHSLSAMVGVIASISHPHLFSKLILLSASPRFLNDTDYYGGFHQEDLTQLFDGIRSNYKAWCSGFAPLVVGGDMDSVAVQEFSRTLFNMRPDIALSLAQTIFQFDMREFLSLVTVPCHIIQSTKDLAVPVVVAEYMQQKLGGKSIVEVMPTEGHLPQLSSPDIVIPVLLNHIRHSISS; from the exons ATGGGGATTGTGGAAGAAGCACACAACGTGAGAATAGTGGGAGTAGAGGGGAATAATAACCAAATTGTGTTGCTGGCTCATGGATTTGGGACTGACCAATCTGTGTGGAAACACCTTGTTCCACATTTAATTGAAGAGTATCGTGTTATCCTTTATGATAACATGGGTGCTGGTACTACAAACCCAGATTACTATGACTTTGAACGATATTCTACTCTCCAAGGATTTGTTTATGATCTACTTGCTATTTTGGAAGAGCTTCAGGTTCAATCTTGCATCTTCGTTGGTCACTCTCTTTCGGCTATGGTTGGTGTCATCGCTTCAATTTCTCATCCTCATCTTTTCTCTAAGCTTATCTTGCTCTCTGCTTCTCCAAG GTTTTTAAATGATACGGATTACTATGGTGGCTTCCACCAAGAAGACCTGACCCAACTATTCGACGGAATCCGCTCAAATTATAAAGCATGGTGCTCCGGCTTTGCGCCACTTGTGGTTGGTGGCGACATGGACTCAGTGGCAGTGCAAGAGTTTAGCCGGACATTGTTCAACATGAGGCCGGACATAGCTCTAAGTTTGGCACAAACCATATTTCAATTTGACATGAGGGAGTTTCTAAGTCTAGTCACTGTGCCCTGCCACATCATACAGAGCACTAAGGACTTGGCTGTGCCGGTCGTTGTTGCGGAATATATGCAACAGAAGCTCGGTGGGAAGTCCATCGTCGAGGTCATGCCCACCGAGGGACATTTGCCGCAGTTGAGCTCACCGGATATTGTTATTCCGGTGCTGCTCAACCATATCCGGCACAGTATATCAAGTTAA